In Lathyrus oleraceus cultivar Zhongwan6 chromosome 2, CAAS_Psat_ZW6_1.0, whole genome shotgun sequence, the DNA window TCTATTGTCTGCATAAAGGTTTGAAGCTGAATCTTCCTTCTCtcctcttcaagtatctcagagattCTGTCAGAGACACAAGGAACAACATGAAGCCTaggaactacatccctctgggaagaaCCATCTCATAAGTTCTGATATAGAGTGGTTTGTTCGACCATCTCATCTCCTTGAATCTGATGGAAGACGCCACTATGGATGGGGGGAAGCCTCTAAATGcgaagaatctgaagagcatgggcTCAATTGACAAGGTCAGAGTCAAACCCACCAGACTTACATCTTGGGAAGCTCTGAAGGACCATAGAAAGAGAGCATATTAGATGTATCTTTTCTCAAAGATAGATCCTCCAGAAGTCATCGCTTACTACTTGTAGGATCTGGAAGCCCAAGGAATTGATATCTCTGGGTTCAGCTTGGAATGGCTCCCAGATCAACCCCCTAACTTCTTGAAGAGAAAGAGGGAACCTTctgagaaaaagaagaagaagaagagtcTCAAGCTGGGAGAATCTTCAGGGACTCAGAAGAAGCCTGCACCTATGAGCTCTTCAGCACCAAGTAAGTCTCTTATCTCAGAAGCCCCTATTTCTTCTGGTTCTAGGCAACTTGCCTCATCATTACCTCAACCACCCCTACACTCTCAACCATTATAACTACTTCCTCCACCTCACCCTCCATAAAACTACAACTCCTAGAGAAAAATCCAAATCTCAACCAACACCTTCTATACCCATCCTTTCTGAACCAAATCCTTATGAACCCCTAACATCCGACCCTATCACATATTCACCTCAGTTAC includes these proteins:
- the LOC127122998 gene encoding uncharacterized protein LOC127122998 — protein: MDGGKPLNAKNLKSMGSIDKDLEAQGIDISGFSLEWLPDQPPNFLKRKREPSEKKKKKKSLKLGESSGTQKKPAPMSSSAPKREAVEAITKEAVEKVVAEAATREQAEVEAELVAKAVQKAAEEDEKTT